One genomic region from Gemmatimonadota bacterium encodes:
- a CDS encoding bifunctional nuclease family protein — translation MALLEVEVMRLGLDRTSNAYVVILREKGGERLLPIWIGQPEAESIVIEMHQMHRERPLTHDLCKNIITQLGATLMRVSVTRIVARTYHAELQLASRDGSVVVDARPSDGIALALRFNAPIFVSDDLLTTAVLDESETIAELQVDPEFRPMSPEQLKAYLENLRPEDFGKFRL, via the coding sequence ATGGCACTGCTCGAAGTCGAGGTAATGCGCCTCGGGCTGGATCGTACTTCCAATGCGTACGTCGTGATCCTCCGGGAGAAGGGCGGCGAGCGGTTGTTGCCGATCTGGATAGGCCAGCCTGAAGCGGAGTCGATCGTGATCGAGATGCATCAGATGCATCGCGAGCGGCCGCTCACACACGATCTGTGCAAGAACATCATCACGCAGCTGGGTGCGACTCTGATGCGCGTGAGCGTGACGCGCATAGTCGCGCGCACTTACCACGCCGAGCTGCAACTGGCCAGTCGCGATGGAAGCGTCGTGGTGGACGCGCGCCCGTCCGATGGCATCGCGCTCGCCCTGCGATTCAACGCGCCGATTTTCGTCAGTGATGATCTACTCACCACGGCAGTGCTGGATGAATCGGAAACGATTGCGGAGCTTCAGGTGGATCCGGAATTCAGGCCGATGTCGCCGGAACAGCTCAAGGCATATCTCGAAAACCTCAGGCCGGAAGATTTTGGCAAGTTCCGGCTCTAG
- a CDS encoding iron ABC transporter permease produces the protein MIVHRAWHWWIGTLLFGAVCVLGVALGTVSLSPMQVLAALANHAPAAVHSIVVTLRLPRVVLAALVGVALGTSGTTLQATLRNPLAEPYLLGVSGGAAVGAVAAMMLGVSSALWPLLAFVGAGVAVLLAIGVARGAGRSGHTDVRVLLMAGVVVGAFANALIMILLANVSPNTIRGALWWMMGSVADATWYTVAWLGLYVAAGVAYLVAYAPEIDVLTLGEDSAAGLGVDVHRATRRAFLASALLAAATVAAAGLIGFVGLVVPHMARAFGLSRQRAMLAGCAIIGATLVVASDLLARVVIPPSELPLGAVTAVLGVPFFLIQLRRMR, from the coding sequence ATGATCGTCCATCGCGCATGGCACTGGTGGATCGGCACGCTGCTGTTCGGCGCGGTTTGCGTGCTCGGCGTCGCGCTCGGTACCGTATCGCTTTCGCCAATGCAGGTGCTCGCGGCGCTCGCCAATCATGCACCGGCGGCGGTGCACTCCATCGTCGTGACGCTCAGGTTGCCACGGGTCGTGCTCGCAGCGCTCGTTGGTGTCGCGCTCGGCACCAGTGGCACGACTCTGCAGGCGACGCTTCGCAATCCGCTCGCTGAGCCGTATCTGCTCGGCGTGTCGGGCGGCGCAGCGGTCGGCGCCGTGGCCGCGATGATGCTGGGCGTATCGTCGGCGCTGTGGCCACTGCTCGCGTTCGTCGGTGCAGGCGTTGCCGTGCTGCTCGCCATCGGCGTTGCGCGCGGGGCTGGACGATCCGGTCACACAGACGTTCGCGTGTTGCTGATGGCTGGCGTGGTCGTGGGTGCATTCGCGAACGCGTTGATCATGATCCTGCTCGCAAACGTTTCGCCGAATACGATTCGTGGCGCGCTGTGGTGGATGATGGGCTCCGTCGCAGACGCAACGTGGTACACGGTCGCATGGCTGGGATTGTACGTCGCGGCCGGTGTCGCCTACCTCGTTGCCTACGCACCCGAGATCGACGTGCTTACGCTGGGCGAGGACTCGGCCGCAGGGCTTGGCGTGGACGTGCACCGCGCCACCCGACGCGCGTTTCTGGCGAGCGCGCTACTGGCGGCGGCAACGGTTGCGGCCGCTGGCCTGATTGGATTCGTGGGACTCGTAGTACCGCACATGGCACGCGCGTTCGGCCTGTCGCGGCAGCGCGCGATGCTCGCCGGTTGCGCGATAATCGGCGCAACGCTCGTCGTCGCCTCCGACCTCCTCGCGCGCGTCGTAATCCCGCCGTCGGAGCTTCCGCTCGGCGCCGTGACGGCGGTCCTCGGCGTTCCATTCTTTCTGATTCAGCTCAGGAGGATGCGGTGA
- a CDS encoding helical backbone metal receptor: protein MPVLRFRTVSLGATAKSLYRSAIGISACAALAILSASCTRDSTRNAAASRSPASGVAPTVRDDFGRPISFATHPRRVVSLNPTTTETIFAIGAGSLLIGRSHWDEWPDSARTIPDMGNGIGPNVEKIVAAHPDLVLLYASEDNRAAAERLESAGIRTISLRIDRIADFDRSVRLLGRVLGDSARAAVVLDTVAASLRRVASATRALRKPTVVWPMIDTSPMVVGGGSFMNELLTIAGAHNVYAYLPQPSPIVSIEDVIARNPDFVIRGGEGGSDSPLGGVWQAVPAIAQGHVIRIPLTMILRPSVQMGSAATVLARALHPGIVLP from the coding sequence ATGCCCGTTTTGCGTTTCAGGACCGTCAGTCTCGGCGCGACAGCGAAGTCATTGTACAGATCCGCAATCGGGATCTCCGCGTGCGCCGCGCTTGCGATTCTCTCCGCCTCCTGCACGCGAGACTCGACACGCAACGCTGCCGCGTCACGCAGTCCGGCGAGCGGCGTTGCGCCGACCGTTCGCGATGACTTCGGGCGTCCAATTTCGTTCGCAACGCATCCCCGCCGCGTCGTCTCACTCAATCCGACGACGACGGAGACGATCTTTGCAATCGGCGCGGGATCGCTGCTCATAGGCAGATCACACTGGGACGAATGGCCGGACTCGGCCAGGACTATCCCCGACATGGGAAATGGAATCGGGCCCAACGTCGAGAAGATAGTTGCCGCACATCCCGACCTCGTGCTGCTGTACGCTAGCGAGGACAACCGCGCGGCCGCAGAGCGGCTGGAAAGCGCGGGCATACGCACGATTTCTCTCCGAATCGATCGGATCGCCGACTTCGATCGCTCTGTACGACTGCTGGGTCGAGTCCTCGGCGACAGCGCGCGCGCAGCCGTCGTCTTGGACACTGTGGCTGCGTCGCTTCGGCGAGTGGCGAGCGCAACGCGTGCGCTGCGCAAACCGACCGTCGTGTGGCCGATGATAGACACGTCGCCGATGGTGGTCGGCGGTGGAAGCTTCATGAACGAGCTGCTGACCATCGCCGGTGCGCACAACGTGTACGCATATCTGCCGCAGCCGTCGCCAATCGTCTCGATCGAAGACGTGATAGCGCGCAATCCGGATTTTGTGATTCGCGGCGGCGAAGGCGGAAGCGACTCGCCACTCGGCGGTGTCTGGCAGGCCGTTCCGGCGATCGCGCAGGGACATGTGATCCGGATTCCGCTCACCATGATTCTCAGGCCGTCAGTGCAGATGGGATCTGCTGCGACGGTGCTCGCGCGTGCTCTGCATCCGGGGATCGTCCTGCCATGA